ACGGAAAATATTCCCTCAAAAGCGCTTCGGTATCAGCAGCCTTTGCAAGACCCGGATAACCGCACATGATAAGATTTCCTGAAACAAGATCAAGTGAAAAATCGCGCGAAATCTTTGCCAGAAAAAACAAAATATCAGACGGCTCCTGCCAGTTGAAACGGCTAAAATTGCTGATGCCTTTTCCGGAATGAACATAATAGTCAGCAAAGCCATAATGCAGAAGTACGCACAGTCCCTGTGGTTTTGCCGCATCAAAGTGCAGGCTTACAGGAGCCCATGACGGAAAATACCGGAACGATGGAAAAACGTTTCTCAGCAATTGACTTACAGCTCCCGGTACAGGAAAGACAAAAGTGGTTTCAGGTTCCCTGATGGAATAATAATGGACCTCGTCAAATTCTCTGAATAACTCATGATAGATAAGAAAATTTCTGGCTTCCTCCGGCCGGAAGTAGGCTGAAGGAACAGCCAGCCATTTATTGGTAATCCATAGAACGCGGACGGATTTCCAGTTACCCTTCAACCACATATTCCCTGCCAGAATCTTTTCCAGTTCATCCATCCAGCTTTCTTCATTAAGGTCAGGATGAACAGGATACATGGCAAAAGCCTTGCACTCACCAGTTGATGAGATACCGGCAAAAAAAACCAGTCCATCCGGAGCAATCTGAATGGACAGGTCGGTATCAGAATATTGTTCGGTTTTTAATGATGGAGCAACGAAAATTTTTTCGTTCATGAATGGTTATTCCCAGTTTCCTGCATTGTTGTTTGCTTCCTCAACGCTCCCGACACGTAGTCCCGGAAATCCTGTCATTTTCTTTCGTTCATCGTTCAGGTTGATAATCAGCTGAGGATCCAGTCCATTCAGAAGTATGTCGTTTTCGACCGAAGCTTCGAATACATTGACTTTCACTTTTCCGGTTTCAACCGTGTTGGTTTTCAGTTTGAACTCTATGCCATTGGTATAGGGAACATAGCGTATGGAATCAATGGGGTAATTTTTCCCGAAAAGTGAATCCAGAATGGGAACCAGCACAGTGTCTCTGCGGATAATCCCTTTCTTCAAAGCTTGCTTTTCTGTCCATCCTGCCTGAAGCAGACTATCGGAAAGCATTCCGTATTTCTTCACAACCCGGAAGTTTCCGTTTTTGATGAACGAAATAAGGGAATCAAAACTGGCTGTATAATGTCCGTTTTCTACTTTAAAGGCAACTTCAGCGGTACGGATAGCTTTCAGTCGCTCAATGGTTTTTTCGTACCGTTTGTCTTTTTCACGGTTAAAGCGGATAGGCTTCATGATGCCGTCATATAACAGATAAGCCAGAACAACGATCGATATCGTCAATACAATCTGAATAGCAGTCCTCATGGTATTGTGTTTTTTGAATGCAGCAAAATTAATAAAAAAATGATACGACAACGACTAACTTTGATGCGAAGTCCATGGAAAAAATTTAATCTGAATCGGATGATTGCAATCAATTCTAAGATACTGACAGAAAGTGTATTATTGAAATTTCCTTATGAACCGACTCCCGATCAGAGGCACTTTATGGAGCAATTCAGTGATTTTCTTTTTTCGGGGGCGAAGAACGAAATTATGCTCGTAAAGGGGTATGCCGGAACCGGAAAAACAATTCTTGTAGCCACCCTGGTGCAGGTTCTCCGTGCTCTGAACAGAGGGTTTGTTCTGCTGGCTCCAACGGGACGTGCAGCAAAAGTATTGTCACAGTATTCTGGTTTTCCGGCCAGTACGATTCACAGAAAAATATACCGGAAGTTGCTTTCTCCTTCCGGTCTGGCAGAATTTGTGCGCGACAGGAATCTGCATACTGATACTGTATTTATTGTGGATGAAGCCTCGATGATAGGAGAAACAAGCCGTGATGTGTCTCTGTTTGGATCGGGAAATTTGCTTTCCGATCTAATTTCGTACGTCTATGGCGGTCAGAATTGCCGGTTGGTGCTCATGGGCGATACGGCGCAGTTGCCTCCGGTGGGCCTCCGGGTAAGTCCTGCATTACAGCCTGAAGTGCTTCAGCGATTCGGGCTTTCGGTGCGAAATGTTATGCTCACCGAAGTTCTGAGGCAGGCATCCGGTTCGGGCATTCTTTCTTTCGCTACCTCCCTGCGGAATATGCTGGAAAGGGAGGAATACGGCAAGCCCGTTGTTGAACGGGACTGGTTTTCTGATATTGCGCTAATTGCACCCGCTGAAGTGCCTGAGCATATTGAACAGGAATACCGGAAGCAGGGAATGGAAAATGTGATCGTAATCTGTCGCTCCAATCGTCAGAGTAACCGGTATAACGCAGGAATCAGGCGTCAGATTCTTTTCCGTGAAGAGGAACTTTCGTCAGGTGATGTTATGATGGTGGTCAAAAACGATTATTTCTGGCTTGCAGAGGGAGAAGCAATGGGATTTATTGCCAACGGGGATATTCTGCGGTTAAAACGTATACGGCGTTATGACGAACTTTATGGTTTCCATTTTGCTGATGCCTCGGTGGTATTTCCTGACTATAATGATCTGGAGGCTGATGTGAAACTGCTGCTCGATACGATAACGGCAGAGGCTCCATCCTTGCCGGCTGAAAAACAGAAAGAGCTCATGCAGGCCATATTGCAGGAGTATGATATGGCTTCGGGGAAAAAAATACAGGATTATTTGCACACGAATCCCTGGTTTAATGCCATCCAGGTTAAGTTTGCCTACGCGGTAACATGCCATAAGGCGCAGGGGGGGCAATGGCATACGGTATTTATTGATCCCGGCCGCCAGGAAGAGTATGACCGGGAATACATCCGCTGGCTATATACGGCGGTTACCAGAGGTACCGACAAGGTTTATCTGGTATCTTATTGAAAGACAGGTTGTTAATGTATTTTCAGAAACCTGCGCTGTTCCAGCGGATACCTGCCGAAAACCAGCGTCGTGGCATTCCTGCACCTAGTATATCAGCATATCGGACATCAGTGAGGTTATGCGTAATAAACCGGAAGGAAACCCTATTGCTGAAAAGGTTCCATTCAAGACTGCTGTTGAAAACAACATAACTTTCAGGAAGGGAAGCATTTATGCTCCTGGCATATTCGGGATTATTTCTGACTTTGTAAATACTGCTGACTGAAAGAGTGAATGGTCCGCGCACCACGGCAAAATTCCCTGATATCAATTGCTTGGCATGGGCGGCAATGTATTTTGTAATGATGTTTTCCTTGTTGGTTGATTTCAGAAGCATCAGGCCGGCTGTTGCCTGAAGGGTCCATGAGCCTGCGGGTATTTCCCCTGTTAAATAGCCTTCCAGTCCTTGCGTAGTGAGATGCCGCACATTACCGGCATAAAAATAATTGGTGTCAGCTACCAGATGCGAATTTTCCGGAATATCACGGCTGTTGGTCAGAATGTAGTCAATCAGGTTCCGGCTGTTTCTGCTGAAGAGGGTAATACCGGCAGTAACAAGATCGGAAAGTTTCCTGTCGGCTC
This genomic window from Bacteroidales bacterium contains:
- a CDS encoding AAA family ATPase, whose translation is MIAINSKILTESVLLKFPYEPTPDQRHFMEQFSDFLFSGAKNEIMLVKGYAGTGKTILVATLVQVLRALNRGFVLLAPTGRAAKVLSQYSGFPASTIHRKIYRKLLSPSGLAEFVRDRNLHTDTVFIVDEASMIGETSRDVSLFGSGNLLSDLISYVYGGQNCRLVLMGDTAQLPPVGLRVSPALQPEVLQRFGLSVRNVMLTEVLRQASGSGILSFATSLRNMLEREEYGKPVVERDWFSDIALIAPAEVPEHIEQEYRKQGMENVIVICRSNRQSNRYNAGIRRQILFREEELSSGDVMMVVKNDYFWLAEGEAMGFIANGDILRLKRIRRYDELYGFHFADASVVFPDYNDLEADVKLLLDTITAEAPSLPAEKQKELMQAILQEYDMASGKKIQDYLHTNPWFNAIQVKFAYAVTCHKAQGGQWHTVFIDPGRQEEYDREYIRWLYTAVTRGTDKVYLVSY
- a CDS encoding DUF3822 family protein; this translates as MNEKIFVAPSLKTEQYSDTDLSIQIAPDGLVFFAGISSTGECKAFAMYPVHPDLNEESWMDELEKILAGNMWLKGNWKSVRVLWITNKWLAVPSAYFRPEEARNFLIYHELFREFDEVHYYSIREPETTFVFPVPGAVSQLLRNVFPSFRYFPSWAPVSLHFDAAKPQGLCVLLHYGFADYYVHSGKGISNFSRFNWQEPSDILFFLAKISRDFSLDLVSGNLIMCGYPGLAKAADTEALLREYFPSLNAGMPALQMDPAIKIQFHSLEIPVQLMNLQLCE